Proteins from a single region of Fibrobacter sp. UWB5:
- a CDS encoding pentapeptide repeat-containing protein — protein MNMKSVSKFGLCLLSALALNVYAQDNWAGKDLNVSFSNKRIDGFNFKNAKAVAHTTDFRRATGEGPTFQGAKLNEVSFQNAVISGANFEGADLTKATISGADIRSSSFDGANMEEANLYRATLLDSNFPKVNFKNARLDAMKVSDNADFSKSDLTQASVMDVDLTAADFSKANLTRANFSRSLMANSDLRKATIVKTDFTACNLIAANFKGVDLVDVNFAKAGLSQANFSGAEFKNVNLQDADLSLTTFNDVDLSKTQLQKAKFAQSTVKNMKFDGQDLTGVIFDKGSVSKSSFAKTKLSKASFYDTEVSKNAFQNAELLKAVFDGAYVRKNIFDKADLTKANFANSTIERSDFILAQLNGVSFAGAKLIKVNFTNANMQGIKIDADTKMEDVDFSGANLEGAKIEKFTAKKVIYDNKTQFPSGFDPRQYGFTKRGEKAADIKVEGSGSSPKKKRKKKAADDED, from the coding sequence ATGAATATGAAGAGTGTATCGAAGTTCGGCCTGTGCCTGTTGAGCGCACTTGCCCTCAACGTTTATGCCCAAGACAACTGGGCTGGTAAGGACCTGAACGTTTCTTTCAGTAACAAGCGTATTGACGGTTTCAACTTCAAGAATGCGAAAGCCGTCGCCCATACTACCGACTTCCGTCGTGCTACCGGTGAAGGTCCGACCTTCCAGGGCGCAAAGCTCAACGAAGTGTCTTTCCAGAACGCCGTGATTAGCGGAGCAAACTTCGAAGGTGCCGACCTTACCAAGGCAACCATTAGTGGTGCCGACATCCGTAGCTCTTCGTTCGATGGCGCCAACATGGAAGAAGCCAACCTCTACCGTGCAACGCTTCTCGACAGTAACTTCCCGAAAGTGAATTTCAAGAACGCACGTCTCGACGCTATGAAGGTGTCCGACAACGCTGACTTCAGCAAGTCCGACCTCACCCAGGCGTCCGTCATGGATGTGGACCTTACCGCTGCAGACTTCAGCAAGGCCAACCTGACCCGTGCAAACTTCTCCCGTTCCTTGATGGCTAACAGCGACCTCCGCAAGGCCACCATCGTGAAGACCGACTTTACCGCTTGTAACCTGATTGCCGCCAACTTCAAGGGCGTCGACCTCGTCGACGTGAACTTTGCCAAGGCTGGTCTTTCCCAGGCCAACTTCAGCGGTGCAGAATTCAAGAACGTGAACCTGCAGGACGCTGACCTTTCCTTGACGACCTTCAATGACGTCGACCTTTCCAAGACTCAGCTCCAGAAGGCCAAGTTCGCCCAGTCCACCGTGAAGAACATGAAGTTCGACGGTCAGGACCTGACCGGCGTGATCTTCGACAAGGGCTCCGTCTCCAAGAGCTCGTTCGCAAAGACCAAGCTTTCCAAGGCATCCTTCTACGATACCGAAGTGAGCAAGAACGCTTTCCAGAACGCAGAACTTCTGAAGGCTGTGTTCGACGGTGCCTACGTTCGTAAGAACATCTTCGACAAGGCTGACCTCACCAAGGCCAACTTCGCCAACTCCACCATCGAACGTTCCGACTTCATTCTCGCCCAGCTCAACGGTGTAAGCTTTGCCGGTGCTAAGCTCATCAAGGTGAACTTCACCAACGCCAACATGCAGGGCATCAAGATTGACGCCGACACCAAGATGGAAGACGTAGACTTCTCCGGTGCAAACCTCGAAGGCGCCAAGATCGAAAAGTTCACCGCCAAGAAGGTAATCTACGACAACAAGACCCAGTTCCCGTCCGGCTTTGACCCGCGTCAGTACGGCTTCACCAAGCGTGGTGAAAAGGCCGCCGACATCAAGGTCGAAGGCAGTGGTTCTTCTCCGAAGAAGAAGAGAAAGAAAAAAGCCGCTGACGACGAAGACTAG
- the radA gene encoding DNA repair protein RadA: MVALNKSKAKKEIEFLCTECGNTTPKWAGKCPFCGAWSSLKEHVVENILEGGRASRGLGGPVHKVVPLKDVATEDTRRLSSANAEFDRVLGGGLAPGSLVLIGGDPGIGKSTLVLSTLATMTAAGVKTLYVSGEESAVQVKLRSERLNVAGSDMLLLCETSLEKILQQAQELKPQVLVIDSIQTVYKSDLSGTPGCATQLRECTLDLMVFAKNTGCITILIGHVTKDGQIAGPRILEHMVDTVVYFEGDRNHQYRILRTIKNRFGATDEIGVFEMTGHGLSPVENPSRVFLQENVPPTPGSVVCCTLEGTRAMLFETQALVSSTTFAVPQRVAAGIDPKRLTIILALLEKFGGVVVGASDVFASIAGGLKVSDTSSDLALALAIASNHLAIPLGRQCIVIGELGLSGEVRSVSLLEQRLKEARRLGITEAVVPAGGRLPENTSGMKIVQVHTLSEAVNWLMDRK, translated from the coding sequence ATGGTAGCACTAAATAAGTCGAAAGCGAAAAAAGAAATTGAGTTCCTTTGCACCGAATGCGGCAACACCACGCCTAAGTGGGCGGGCAAGTGCCCGTTCTGCGGTGCATGGAGCAGCCTCAAGGAACACGTGGTCGAAAATATTCTCGAGGGCGGTCGAGCCTCTCGCGGCTTGGGTGGCCCGGTGCACAAGGTGGTTCCGCTCAAGGATGTCGCGACCGAGGATACGCGGCGGCTGAGCTCCGCCAATGCCGAATTTGACCGCGTGCTGGGGGGCGGGCTTGCACCAGGTTCCCTGGTGCTCATTGGTGGCGATCCGGGCATCGGTAAGTCCACGCTTGTGTTATCGACACTCGCCACCATGACAGCCGCCGGCGTCAAGACGCTTTATGTAAGCGGCGAAGAGAGCGCGGTTCAGGTCAAGCTCCGCAGTGAACGCTTGAATGTCGCGGGCTCCGACATGCTTTTACTCTGCGAAACTAGCCTCGAAAAAATCTTGCAGCAGGCGCAGGAACTCAAGCCGCAAGTGCTCGTAATTGATTCTATCCAGACGGTCTACAAGAGTGACTTGTCGGGCACTCCGGGCTGCGCCACGCAGCTGCGCGAATGTACGCTCGACCTGATGGTCTTTGCCAAGAATACGGGCTGCATCACGATTCTGATCGGGCATGTGACCAAGGATGGCCAGATCGCGGGCCCGCGCATTTTGGAACACATGGTCGACACCGTCGTGTATTTTGAAGGTGACCGCAATCATCAGTACCGCATTCTCCGCACCATCAAGAACCGCTTTGGCGCGACCGATGAAATCGGCGTGTTCGAGATGACCGGGCACGGGCTTTCTCCGGTGGAAAACCCGAGCCGGGTGTTCTTGCAAGAAAACGTTCCGCCGACGCCCGGGAGTGTGGTCTGCTGTACGCTTGAAGGCACGCGCGCCATGCTTTTTGAAACGCAGGCACTCGTGAGTTCGACCACGTTTGCCGTTCCCCAGCGCGTGGCGGCAGGAATCGACCCGAAGAGGCTTACGATTATCCTTGCCTTGCTCGAAAAATTCGGCGGGGTAGTGGTCGGAGCCTCAGACGTTTTTGCTTCCATTGCCGGCGGGCTGAAGGTCTCCGACACTTCATCGGACCTCGCCCTGGCTCTTGCTATTGCCAGCAACCACCTCGCGATTCCGCTAGGCCGCCAGTGCATTGTCATCGGTGAATTGGGACTGTCCGGCGAGGTCCGCTCCGTGAGCCTGCTGGAACAGCGGCTCAAGGAAGCCCGCCGCCTGGGAATCACCGAGGCCGTAGTGCCTGCGGGCGGTCGCCTGCCCGAAAACACCTCCGGCATGAAGATTGTTCAGGTCCACACCCTCTCCGAAGCCGTGAACTGGCTGATGGACCGCAAGTAA
- a CDS encoding ATP-dependent helicase has product MALENMDLEQREAVETTEGFVRVVAGAGSGKTRTLTQRYLYLVKEMGISPSNILCVTFTNKAANEMKKRIRTVLGGDDSGYISTFHGFCVRFLREEIHVLNYPKEFMILDEDDQKSLLHKAYADLGYSLKDLKISSVIDYIGGRKAADINYVSLFAELPSEGLTTKDHLLALSEAADDKWMRVYYRYLYEQKKNYALDFDDLILSTLYILENFPEQLDKWRKRMMYIMVDEYQDIDGQQYQLADLLASYHKNLFVVGDPDQTIYGWRGADVNRILEFDKTHENTKTILLQNNYRSTPSILKVPDAVIKNNKFRIEKVLRPKRVGGKTPVFYHAKNTREEAKWIVEQIQNAVQSAAHYKDIAVLYRMHSQSRSVEEALMAENIPYKVYSGVGFYQRKEIKDVICYLRMLVYADDLSFVRTVNTPKRQFGPKKIATLQAFADARGVGLYEALLEIVSEAGLLNNVAADVSSQAELSSVGDENQKIDFDCKGFLARSNVVEYVKLIEKYRSRYKDMSVSEVLAKILRETKYEEMLRLDGDEDRLDNLAELKQGILEFENYYEEDASLDEYLQNIVLFTNTDEDTEEKDRVQLMTIHNAKGLEFPYVFVCGLNEGFFPVKRVQNKIQLEEERRLAYVAFTRAENVLCLSDAEDGVAGESGTRYPSRFLLEMDMGGLNIARGISEDFLEAAKAYIANIDRDREFLSDESLGLVKKAPSAEFDEGDRVVHKIFGMGIVKAVDEKNFCYEIAFEKFATPRSIQFDFPLTKIP; this is encoded by the coding sequence ATGGCCCTAGAAAATATGGATTTGGAGCAGCGGGAAGCGGTAGAAACCACCGAGGGTTTTGTGCGTGTGGTGGCAGGAGCGGGCTCCGGTAAGACCCGGACACTGACCCAGCGTTACCTGTACCTGGTGAAAGAGATGGGCATTTCGCCGTCGAACATCCTTTGCGTCACGTTTACCAACAAGGCCGCGAACGAAATGAAAAAGCGTATTCGCACGGTGTTGGGCGGCGATGATAGCGGCTACATTTCTACGTTCCACGGCTTTTGCGTGCGGTTTTTGCGCGAAGAAATCCATGTGCTGAACTACCCGAAAGAATTCATGATTCTGGACGAAGACGACCAGAAGTCCCTTTTGCACAAGGCTTACGCCGATTTGGGTTACTCGCTTAAAGACTTGAAAATCAGCAGCGTCATCGACTACATTGGGGGCCGTAAGGCGGCCGACATCAATTACGTCTCGCTGTTTGCGGAACTGCCGTCAGAAGGCTTGACTACTAAAGATCATTTGCTCGCGCTTTCGGAAGCGGCCGATGACAAGTGGATGCGGGTTTATTACCGCTACCTTTACGAGCAGAAAAAGAATTACGCGCTGGACTTTGACGACCTGATTCTTTCGACGCTGTACATTCTCGAAAATTTTCCGGAACAGCTCGACAAGTGGCGCAAGCGCATGATGTACATCATGGTCGACGAATACCAGGATATCGACGGTCAGCAGTACCAGCTGGCGGATTTGCTGGCGAGCTACCACAAGAACCTTTTTGTGGTAGGCGACCCGGACCAGACTATTTACGGCTGGCGCGGAGCCGATGTCAATCGCATTCTGGAATTTGACAAGACTCACGAAAACACCAAGACGATTTTGCTGCAAAACAATTACCGTTCTACGCCCAGCATTTTGAAGGTGCCGGATGCGGTCATCAAGAACAACAAGTTCCGAATCGAAAAAGTCTTAAGGCCAAAGCGTGTCGGCGGCAAGACGCCTGTCTTTTACCACGCCAAGAACACCCGCGAAGAGGCCAAATGGATTGTAGAACAAATCCAGAATGCCGTGCAAAGCGCAGCCCATTACAAGGATATTGCGGTACTTTATCGCATGCACTCGCAGTCGCGCTCTGTAGAAGAAGCCTTGATGGCCGAAAACATCCCTTACAAGGTTTACAGCGGCGTCGGCTTTTACCAGCGCAAAGAAATCAAGGATGTCATTTGCTACTTGCGAATGCTGGTGTACGCCGATGATTTGTCGTTTGTACGTACGGTGAATACGCCCAAGCGCCAGTTCGGCCCGAAGAAAATTGCGACATTGCAGGCCTTTGCCGATGCCCGCGGAGTCGGGCTTTACGAGGCTCTGCTTGAAATCGTTTCGGAGGCGGGCCTTTTGAACAATGTGGCGGCCGATGTATCGTCGCAGGCGGAACTTTCTTCTGTCGGCGATGAAAATCAAAAAATCGATTTCGACTGCAAGGGATTCCTGGCCCGGAGCAATGTGGTCGAATACGTGAAGCTGATTGAAAAGTACCGTTCCCGCTACAAGGACATGAGCGTCTCCGAAGTCCTCGCGAAAATCCTGCGCGAAACCAAGTACGAAGAAATGTTGCGTCTAGACGGCGACGAAGACCGCCTGGACAATCTGGCGGAACTCAAGCAGGGCATTCTGGAATTCGAGAATTACTACGAAGAAGACGCCTCGCTAGATGAATACTTGCAGAACATCGTGCTGTTCACGAACACCGACGAAGACACGGAAGAAAAAGACCGCGTGCAACTCATGACGATTCACAACGCGAAGGGCTTGGAATTCCCGTATGTATTCGTATGCGGCTTAAACGAAGGCTTCTTTCCGGTCAAGCGCGTACAGAACAAAATCCAGCTGGAAGAAGAACGCCGCCTGGCCTATGTAGCATTTACCCGCGCCGAGAATGTACTTTGTTTAAGCGATGCCGAAGATGGCGTTGCGGGCGAAAGTGGAACCCGCTACCCGTCCAGATTCCTGCTCGAAATGGATATGGGCGGTTTGAACATCGCCCGCGGCATTTCAGAAGATTTTCTCGAGGCCGCGAAAGCCTACATCGCAAACATCGATCGCGACCGCGAATTTTTGAGCGACGAAAGCCTTGGACTTGTAAAGAAGGCTCCTTCAGCCGAGTTTGACGAGGGCGACCGCGTGGTGCATAAAATCTTTGGCATGGGAATCGTGAAGGCGGTAGACGAAAAGAACTTCTGTTACGAAATCGCTTTCGAAAAATTTGCGACCCCGCGCTCTATCCAGTTTGACTTTCCTTTGACGAAAATACCGTAA
- a CDS encoding right-handed parallel beta-helix repeat-containing protein, producing MGAKFLLSLGLALSAAQAFGAVYYVATDGNDNAAGTKEKPFATLNKANKVVTAGDTVWIRGGVYDLHDTVFFARYQMTAGILLTASGESDDNRIHYLAYPGERPVFDGANLPVAIGREYSDGTPAGAMYTSPIVISAKFLHLKGFEVRNTPMKHNSNSGVFLYASKHIFLEEMDSHHNAGPGFFANDGAADGGGHIFLNCDAHDNYDPTGWQGDGENADGFGAHYQRPGEGDTTKFIGCRAWWNSDDGFDFINQEFPVVLENCYAMGNGYSDYGRGNPKNGNGYGIKMGQSTYGTGHHIIKYCVAWNNKSSGFYANYTNAGSQWLNNTAYMNKDRSFSMASTLYAEDGKTRLAEVAPLTGDNAHVMKNNIAFPNKLSQIGTCWEKISSQNIDHYVDCPAGENNTWNLNLDLTEDDFVSLDDPSMTVTGKDLSTIPGILGPRNADGSLPDVDFLKLKEGSRALELGLGAYQYSYSITPIAKKFRNPTNPLMAPRAPAKTFDLQGRYLGNSRRNKAPRYFITK from the coding sequence ATGGGAGCAAAGTTCTTATTGTCTTTAGGGCTAGCCCTGTCGGCGGCTCAAGCGTTCGGTGCCGTGTATTACGTGGCAACCGACGGCAATGACAATGCGGCGGGCACAAAGGAGAAGCCCTTCGCAACCCTCAACAAGGCAAACAAGGTGGTGACCGCAGGCGATACCGTCTGGATTCGCGGTGGCGTGTACGACCTGCACGATACGGTGTTTTTTGCGCGCTATCAAATGACGGCGGGCATTCTCTTGACAGCGAGCGGCGAGAGCGACGATAACCGCATTCATTATCTTGCCTATCCGGGAGAGCGTCCGGTTTTTGACGGGGCGAACCTTCCGGTGGCTATCGGCAGGGAGTATAGCGATGGCACGCCTGCGGGTGCGATGTACACGTCGCCTATCGTGATTTCGGCGAAGTTCCTGCATTTGAAGGGGTTTGAGGTTCGCAATACGCCCATGAAGCATAATTCAAATTCGGGTGTGTTTCTGTATGCGAGCAAGCACATTTTTCTAGAAGAGATGGATAGCCACCACAATGCGGGCCCGGGGTTCTTTGCGAACGACGGTGCTGCAGATGGCGGCGGGCACATTTTTTTGAATTGCGATGCCCACGACAATTACGACCCTACGGGTTGGCAGGGCGATGGCGAAAATGCGGACGGTTTCGGTGCGCATTACCAGAGGCCGGGCGAGGGCGATACCACCAAGTTTATTGGGTGTCGCGCCTGGTGGAACAGCGACGACGGTTTCGATTTTATCAACCAGGAATTCCCGGTGGTTCTGGAGAACTGCTATGCCATGGGGAATGGCTACAGCGATTACGGGCGCGGGAACCCGAAAAATGGAAACGGTTACGGAATCAAGATGGGCCAGAGCACGTATGGCACCGGACATCATATCATTAAGTATTGCGTCGCTTGGAATAATAAATCTTCGGGCTTTTACGCGAACTACACCAATGCCGGCAGCCAGTGGCTCAACAACACGGCCTACATGAACAAGGACCGTTCTTTTAGCATGGCATCGACGCTCTACGCCGAAGACGGCAAAACTCGCCTTGCCGAGGTGGCCCCGCTTACGGGCGACAACGCGCATGTTATGAAGAACAATATCGCCTTTCCGAATAAGCTTTCGCAAATCGGAACCTGCTGGGAAAAGATTTCGAGCCAGAACATCGACCACTACGTGGATTGCCCGGCGGGTGAAAACAACACTTGGAATTTAAATCTCGATTTGACCGAAGACGACTTTGTGAGTCTCGATGACCCGAGCATGACCGTGACCGGCAAGGACCTCTCGACGATTCCGGGAATCTTGGGCCCGCGTAATGCCGACGGCAGCCTGCCCGATGTGGACTTCTTGAAACTCAAGGAAGGGAGCCGCGCCCTAGAATTAGGCTTGGGAGCGTATCAATACAGCTATTCTATAACCCCGATAGCCAAAAAATTCCGGAATCCAACGAACCCACTCATGGCCCCCAGAGCCCCCGCGAAGACATTTGATTTACAAGGCCGCTACTTGGGCAATTCCAGGCGCAACAAAGCGCCCCGTTATTTCATAACAAAGTAA
- a CDS encoding BamA/TamA family outer membrane protein, with protein MKKILFLLLAFTFVCLAADDDKHPWYVNIKGNKAFSTFQLEEQLDIPEEFGKMDTTKQDFMMRLSLENIKALYYSRGYYSLDLSMDIQRDIVSADSSIRGYFITIRDGERYRFSGVKLIVPEDRRVEIDESKLNIAQDHLYNQDDIAEDLEDIQKAYRREGYLHSTLSSIEMIDTTRKKILVQITVDPGAKVMMGNIASSSRRTKDRRNPNLVTSETGLTDTAWLSSLWRIPEGEIIDGNQYYTFRNKLFSTQLFTQIKMSDSLREDGLSDVYLNVTERVPGETRYGFFFEEIYGFGALASAKHKNFFGHFHEFSTSAQIAQHKQEASVGYANPLLFGTSFSFIPTAIRFEDRITLNHEKINPPAYPDSLEERYEIINRADLTFGITKRIRFRGTFDTRYVNKNEDKLFKLKGETALTFDYTDDYFNPTKGIRLAPTLGAGSNWKADLQNPTMVGDPYTYGEMTVNLYHPLFWTFYGAVSGSVGRFFAKALEDDARIFYQGGTRSVRGYRFRSIYASYDSTYTVRDEDTGEEKEVTDIHTGLTPLYFRFNQEVRWTFPWKSWQRWQIVQFYDWARVTDSESGKYAAEEDESLGFGIRYRWQFLTFRLDYAFKKDLSNWNLEHFASGRFAFDLSQTF; from the coding sequence ATGAAAAAGATCCTATTCCTTCTTTTAGCATTCACCTTCGTATGCCTAGCAGCCGATGACGATAAGCACCCGTGGTACGTAAACATCAAGGGTAACAAGGCCTTCTCGACCTTCCAGCTTGAAGAACAGCTTGACATTCCCGAAGAATTCGGCAAGATGGATACGACCAAGCAAGACTTCATGATGCGTCTTTCACTTGAAAACATCAAGGCGCTCTACTATTCTCGCGGTTATTACAGTCTCGATTTGTCAATGGATATCCAGCGCGACATCGTTTCAGCAGACAGCAGCATTCGCGGTTACTTCATTACCATTCGCGATGGCGAGCGTTACCGCTTTAGCGGAGTCAAGTTGATTGTTCCCGAAGACCGCAGGGTTGAAATTGACGAATCGAAATTGAATATCGCCCAAGACCACCTTTACAACCAAGACGATATTGCCGAAGACTTGGAAGACATTCAAAAGGCCTACCGCCGCGAAGGTTACCTGCATTCTACGCTTTCTTCTATCGAAATGATTGACACGACGCGCAAAAAGATTCTGGTGCAGATTACCGTTGATCCGGGCGCAAAAGTCATGATGGGAAACATCGCCTCTTCTAGCCGCCGTACTAAAGACAGGCGCAACCCGAACTTGGTCACTTCGGAAACAGGCCTTACCGATACGGCATGGCTCTCTAGCCTATGGCGCATTCCCGAAGGCGAAATCATTGATGGTAACCAGTACTACACCTTTAGAAACAAGCTTTTCTCGACCCAGCTGTTTACTCAAATCAAGATGAGCGACTCGCTCAGGGAAGACGGCCTTTCAGACGTTTACCTGAACGTGACCGAACGCGTGCCCGGCGAAACCCGCTACGGGTTCTTCTTCGAAGAAATTTACGGGTTCGGAGCACTCGCCTCGGCAAAGCACAAGAATTTCTTTGGTCACTTCCACGAATTTTCGACAAGCGCTCAAATTGCACAGCACAAGCAAGAAGCCTCTGTCGGTTACGCCAACCCGCTCTTATTCGGAACCTCGTTCAGCTTTATTCCGACGGCCATCCGCTTTGAAGACCGCATTACTTTGAACCACGAAAAAATCAACCCGCCGGCATACCCCGACAGCTTGGAAGAACGTTACGAAATCATCAACCGCGCAGACTTGACCTTCGGTATTACGAAGCGCATTCGTTTCCGCGGCACATTCGATACCCGTTACGTGAACAAGAACGAAGACAAGCTCTTCAAGCTGAAAGGCGAAACAGCGCTCACCTTTGACTACACCGACGACTACTTCAACCCGACAAAGGGTATACGACTTGCTCCCACACTTGGCGCGGGTTCTAACTGGAAAGCCGACCTTCAAAACCCGACCATGGTAGGCGACCCCTACACCTATGGCGAAATGACGGTGAACCTTTACCACCCGCTATTCTGGACCTTTTACGGAGCCGTTAGCGGAAGCGTCGGTAGATTCTTTGCCAAGGCCCTTGAAGACGATGCCCGAATCTTTTACCAGGGCGGTACGCGTTCTGTACGCGGTTACCGATTCCGCAGTATTTACGCAAGCTACGACAGCACATACACCGTGCGCGACGAAGACACCGGCGAAGAAAAAGAGGTTACCGACATTCACACGGGCCTTACACCGCTTTACTTTAGATTCAACCAAGAAGTGCGCTGGACATTCCCGTGGAAGTCTTGGCAGCGCTGGCAGATTGTGCAGTTCTACGACTGGGCCCGCGTAACCGACAGCGAAAGCGGCAAGTACGCCGCCGAAGAAGACGAAAGCTTGGGATTCGGCATTCGTTACCGCTGGCAGTTCTTGACGTTCCGCCTGGATTATGCATTCAAGAAGGATTTGAGCAATTGGAACTTGGAACACTTCGCTTCCGGCCGATTCGCCTTCGACCTGTCGCAAACGTTCTAG
- a CDS encoding ABC transporter ATP-binding protein translates to MFAIKACDISFTYPGAQAKALASVILEIPEGSFFALLGPNGAGKTTFLRLLCGRFSKFSGSLEIADGLRGKNGFLDPCACGILLENPGVYPKLSIAEYVDYFVGFYAARNPEWNESAARERIATLAKKLELPSLETRMGKLSLGNRQKVQLLRAMAPSPKLLILDEPVANLDPMARETVWSLLADWRKNEGGTAIVCSHILAEMEEEATDFAIIDRGQLLKSGRVADLAGESATFKVDSAASLEQIHAALAAAGINANITPAASNLANVYRETVGA, encoded by the coding sequence ATGTTCGCAATCAAGGCGTGTGACATCTCGTTTACTTACCCCGGCGCGCAGGCGAAGGCGCTTGCTTCGGTGATTCTTGAAATTCCCGAAGGCAGTTTCTTTGCGCTCCTGGGCCCGAATGGGGCGGGCAAGACCACGTTTTTGCGACTCTTGTGCGGGCGATTCTCAAAGTTTTCGGGCTCGCTTGAAATTGCAGACGGTTTGCGCGGCAAGAACGGTTTTCTTGACCCTTGCGCCTGCGGAATCTTGCTTGAAAATCCGGGCGTTTACCCCAAGCTTTCGATTGCGGAATACGTGGACTATTTCGTGGGCTTTTATGCGGCGCGCAATCCCGAGTGGAATGAATCCGCTGCCCGCGAGCGAATCGCGACTCTTGCAAAAAAGCTGGAATTGCCGAGTCTTGAAACTCGCATGGGCAAGCTTTCGCTGGGTAACCGTCAGAAGGTGCAATTGCTGCGTGCCATGGCACCGTCTCCCAAGCTCTTGATTCTCGATGAACCGGTTGCAAACCTAGACCCGATGGCCCGCGAAACTGTGTGGAGCCTGCTTGCTGACTGGCGCAAAAACGAAGGCGGTACCGCTATCGTTTGCTCGCATATTCTGGCTGAAATGGAAGAAGAAGCGACCGATTTTGCCATCATCGACCGCGGACAACTTTTGAAGAGCGGGCGAGTCGCCGACCTTGCCGGCGAATCCGCGACTTTCAAAGTAGATTCTGCAGCTTCGTTAGAGCAAATCCATGCAGCCCTCGCTGCGGCTGGAATTAATGCGAATATTACGCCTGCCGCATCGAATCTCGCGAATGTCTATCGCGAAACGGTCGGCGCCTAG